In Actinopolymorpha sp. NPDC004070, the genomic window CCACTGGGGTTTCGTGGGAGTGGGCGGTACGCCGCCCGACGACACGGCCGTCCGGGCCGCCGCCGCGCTCGAACTCCTGCACACGTTCGCGCTCGTCCACGACGACGTGATGGACGGCTCGTCCTCCCGGCGCGGCGCGCCCGCGCTGCACGCCACCCTGCACGCCCGGCACACCGGCCGCGGCTGGCGCGGCGACCCGCGGCGGTTCGGGGAGGGACTGGCGGTGCTGGTCGGCGACCTCGCGTTCACCCTCGCCCACCGGATCGCGGCCGGCCTGCCCGATTCGGCCGTACGGACCTGGCATCAGATGTGTACCGAACTCGTGGTCGGGCAGCACCTGGACATGCTGGGCAGCGCCACCGGCGAACTCGACGCCGATTACGCCACGTCCGTCGCGACGCTGAAGTCCGGGCGCTACACAGTCGTCCGCCCGCTGCAGCTTGGGGCCTGCCTCGCAGGTGGAACGAGGTCGCTCGTGGCGGCGTACGCCGAGTACGGAGGTCCCCTCGGCGTCGCGTTCCAGCTACGGGACGACCTGCTCGGCGCGTTCGGCGACAGCGCCGCCACCGGAAAGCCGGTCGGTGAGGATCTGCGGGAGGGCCGGCCGACCCTGCTGCTGGCGGTAGCCGCCGAACGCGCCGGGCCCGAAGACCGGCGGCTGCTGGACCGGGTCGGCGACCCCGACCTGGACGAGGACGAGGTGGCCGCGCTGACCGACGTACTCCGCCGGACCGGTGCCGACGTGGAGGTCGAGCAGCAGATCAAGCTGGCCGTCGACCGCGCGCTGCTGGCGCTGGAGCGGGCGCCGATCCACCCGAGGGCGGTGCCCGCGCTGCGCGCGCTCGCCGAGGAGGCCGCATGGCGGCAGCGATGAACGACGCCGGGACGAACGACGCACCGGTCCTGGTCACCGGCGTCACCGGGTACGTCGGCGGCCGCCTGGTCCCCGAACTCCTGGAACGCGGCTACCGCGTCCGCGTGCTCACCCGGTCGGTCGACCGGATCCGCGAACGCACCTGGTTCGCCGACGTCGAGGCCGTGGAGGGCGACGCCGGCGACCCCGACGTGCTCTCCCGGGCGCTGGACCACGTGTCCGTGGCGTACTACCTGATCCACGCGATGGGTACGTCGGCGAAGTTCGAGGAGCGCGACCGCGGCACCGCCACCGAGTTCGCGCGGGCCGCCGAGCGGGCGCGGCTGGGCCGGATCGTGTATCTCGGCGGCATCACTCCCCTGGACGAGAACGGCCGACCGGCGACCGGCCTGTCGCCGCACCTGCGCTCGCGCGAGGAGGTGGGGCGCATCTTCTTGGACTCCTCGGTCCCGGCCGCGGTGTTGCAGGCCGCGGTGATCATCGGCTCCGGTTCGGTGTCGTTCGAGATGCTGCGTTACCTCACCGAGCGGCTGCCGGCAATGGTGGCGCCGTCGTGGGTGCGTACGCGGATCCAGCCGATCGCGATCCGGGACGTGCTGTGGTACCTCGCCGAGGCGCCGCGGCTCGCGCCGGCCGTCAACCGTACGTTCGACGTCGGCGGCACCGACGTCCTCACGTACGAGCAGATGATGAAGCGGTTCGCCGCCGTCGCCGGACTGCCCCGGCGGGTGATCGTGCCGGTGCCGGTCCTCACTCCGAGGCTGTCCAGCCACTGGGTGGGCCTGGTGACGCCGGTGCCGAGCGGGATCGCCAAACCGCTGGTGGAGTCGCTGCGGTACGAGGTGGTGTGCCGGGAGAACGACATCGCCGACCACCTCGGCGGACCTCCCGGCCGGCTCGGGTTCGACGACGCCGTTTCCCTTGCCCTGAAGCGGATCCGGGAAGCGGACGTGACCACCCGGTGGTCCTCGGCGTCGGTGCCCGGCGCGCCCAGCGACCCGCTGCCCACCGACCCCGACTGGGCCGGCGGCAGCCTGTACGTCGACGAGCGCCGGCGCCGGGTGCACGCGTCCCGGGAGACGCTGTGGTCGGTGATCGAGGGGATCGGCGGCGAGCGCGGGTGGTACTCGGTCAGCACGCCCTGGCGGGTACGCGGACTCATGGACCGCGCGGTCGGCGGTGTCGGGCTGCGGCGCGGGCGGCGAGACCCGAACAGGCTGCAGGTCGGTGACGCGCTGGACTGGTGGCGGGTCGAGGCGCGCGAGCCCGGTCGGCTGCTGCGGCTGCGCGCGGAGATGCGGCTGCCCGGTCTGGCCTGGCTGGAGTTCCACCTGGAAGACGACGGCGACGGCGACGGCGAGGTGACTCTCGTACAGCGCGCGTTGTTCCACCCGCGCGGGCTGGCCGGTCAGGCGTACTGGTGGAGCATCATGCCCTTCCACGGGGTGGTCTTCGGGACAATGATCGCCAACATCGCCCAGGCAGCCGAACGCGGCCGGCCACGCCCGCTGCGCGCCGGCGAGCAGTGGCGCCGGGAGGTCGCAGCACGGCGAGACGAAGGAGACCACCGATGAGCCCGACCGGCTCCAGCACCGGCACCGGCACCGGCCTGTCCGGCACCCGTCCCAGACGCCGGGTGGTCATCGTCGGCGCCGGGCTCGGCGGGCTGTCCGCCGCCTGCCACCTCGCCGGTGCGGGCCATCAGGTCACCGTCGTCGAGCAGGCCGCGCGCCCGGGCGGCCGGGCGGGGCGGATCGAGTCCGGCGGCTTCACCTTCGACACCGGACCGACCGTGCTCACCATGCCGGACCTGCTGGAGGCGACGTTCGCCGCGGCCGGCACCTCGATGGCCGACCTGCTGACGCTGCACCCGCTCGACCCGTCGTACCGCGCGAACTTCGCCGACGGCTCGACCATTGCACTCCGGCACGGCAGGGACGCGATGGCGGCGGAGATCCGGGAGAAGTGCGGGCCGGCCGAGGAGGCCGGGTTCGTGCACATGTGCGACTGGCTGGAATCGCTGTACCAGTTGGAGATGCCGGCGTTCATCGACCGCAACTACGACCACTTCTGGGACCTCGCGCGGCCGCTGGCGCCGGCGCTCGGACTGTTCCGGCTGGGTGCGCTGCGGCGGCTGGAGAGCGCGATCCGGCGGTACTTCACCGACGAGCGGCTGGTGCGGCTGTTCAGCTTCCAGGCGATGTACGCCGGGCTCGCGCCCCAGCAGGCCCTCGCGGTGTTCGCCGTGATCACCTACATGGACTCCGTGCGCGGGGTGTACTTCCCCGAGGGCGGCATCGGGGCGGTGCCGGCAGCGATGGCGACGGCCGCGCAGAAGGCGGGCGCCACCTTCGTCCACGGCGCCCGCGTCGTCCGCGTGCTGCACGAGGGCACCGTGTCCGGGTCGGCGAGCGCCGGTCGCGCCGCCCAGGTGCGGGGCGTCCTGCTCGCCGACGGCACCGAGATCCCCGCCGACGCCGTGGTCGTCAACGCCGACCTGCCGACGGCGTACCGCACGCTGCTGCCCGAGCTCGCGACACCCGTCGCCGCCCGCAAGGGCCGCTACTCCCCCTCGGCGTTCCTGTGGCACGTCGGGGTGCGCGGCCTCCCACCGCCCGAGGCGACCCACCACAACATCCACTTCGGCAAGGAGTGGTCGTCGTCGTTCCGCACCCTGCTGCGCGAGGGCAAGCGGATGCCGGACCCCTCCGTGCTGGTCACCGTGCCCACGCTGACCGACCCAGGCCTGGCGCCGGACGGTTCCTCGGTGCTTTACGTCCTGGAGCCGGTGCCGAACCTGTCCGGCAAGGTCGACTGGACGGTCGAGCGCGGCGCCACCCGCGACCGGCTGGCCGGCCTCGTCTCCGACTGGGGCTACCCGAGCGACGTGGTGGTCGAGGAGACCGTCGACCCGACCGACTGGGCCTACCAGGGCATGGCACGGGGTACGCCGTTCGCCCTGGCGCACACGTTCTTCCAGTCCGGGCCGTTCCGACCGTCCAACGTCGACCGCCGGATGCGCGGCCTGGTCTTCGTCGGCAGCGGAACCGTCCCTGGCGTGGGCGTTCCCATGGTGCTCGTCTCCGGCCGGCTGGCCGCCGAACGCGTGGAGGAGTTGTGAGCGGGGGCTCTGCCGAGAACAACAGACCAGGCAAGAACGGGTTGACACCGGAACTCGAGCGGTCGTACGACCTGTGCCGCACGATCGCCCGCGCCCACGGCAAGACGTACTCGATGGCAGCCCGGCTGCTGGACGCCGAGCAACGCCGGCACGTGCACGCGGTGTACGCGTTCTGCCGGGTCGCCGACGACATCGTGGACGAGGCCGGCGAGCGTGACCTGGCCCGGACCCGGGCGGCGCTCACGGAGTTCGGCGCGAGATTCGACGCGGACCTCGCCACCGGCCACTCCGACCATCCCGTGCTCGCCGCCGTCGTGCACACCGCACGTACGCTGCACATCGACCCGGACTGCTTCACGAGGTTCATGCGGTCGATGTCGATGGACCTCGACACCACGAAGTACGGCACCTGGGCCGACCTGATGGACTACATGGACGGGTCGGCCGCGGTGATCGGCGAGATGATGGTGCCGGTGCTGCGGCCTCGTGACTTGGCGGCCCTGCGCCCGGCCCGCGACCTCGGGGTGGCGTTCCAGCTCACCAACTTCCTGCGCGACGTCGGCGAGGACCTCGACCGCGGCCGGGTCTACCTGCCGCAGGAGGACCTGTGGCGGTTCGGCGCGGACCCGCAGGCCCGCACGGTCACGCCGGAGTGGCGCGCGCTGATGAGGTTCGAGATCGCCCGTAACCGCGAGATCTACGCCGCCGCCGACACCGGAATCCCCATGCTGGCAGGGCGTTCGGCGCGCTGCGTGCACACTGCCCGGGTGCTCTACAGCCAGATCCTCGAACGCATCGAGGCCGCCGACTACGACGTGTTCACCGCTCGCGCCCGGGTGCCCGGGCGGAGGAAGCTGGCGGTCGCGGTGCGGTCGATGCTCGGGCGTCCTCCCGGGCACGCTGCCGGGCGCCCAGCCGATCCCACAGCAGCAACGTGAGCGTCATGAGGCTGAAGCCGAACGCGAAGTCCTCCACCGGGATGTCCCACGGCATCCGGATACCGCTGGCGTGGCTCTCGGCGTACAACACGATCGGCGCGCTCAGCTTGGTGAGCCAGCCGTCCACCGGGATCTGGAAGCCGAACACGATGACGGCGGTGATCCAGAACGCCGGGCGGCGGAACATCCCGGTGCGCAGCCAGGCCAGCTCCAGCGCCACGACGAGGACCACCGACACGACCGCGGCCAGGGTGTACTCAGGCATGCTCGGCCCCCTGCGGTTCCTCGGCTGTTCCGGGCCGGCGGGCGCGACGGCGGTCGGCGAGGTAGCCGAGCATGGTGCTCACCGACTCGTACGTCAGCAGCGCGCAGATCGGGATCGCCAGGAAGAACGCGAACTCCTCCACCGGGATCCGCAGCGGCAGCAGCCAGCCGGTGGTGTAGCGGTCGCTGAAGTGCCAGTGGCCGCGGGCGACCGCCACCGCGTCCCAGGCGAGGAACACCACCAGCACCGGGACGAGCGTCCGCACCAGCCGGCTCGGGCGGCGGTAGACCCGGGCGCGGAACACGAACTCCAACGGCAGGGTCAACACCAGGCACGCCGCCATCAGCAGGAGGTACTGGAACCTGTCGATCTGCGGACTCCTCGGCACTCGGTGCGAAACGGCGACACTCCTGAAGTCTGCCCTGCGACCGACCCACGGCGACTGGTCCGGCCGGGCGTACGCGCGGACAGACCACCTGCGAGGGTAGTAACGAGATGACCGGCACCCAGGGTTCCGGGGGCCGCGACCGCGACGACGATCCCGCCGATCAGGTGGATTCCCCGCGTTCGGGACACCCTCTCGACCTCGCCGAGGTGGCTCGGCGGCTGGACGTGCACTACATGACGGCCTACCGCTATATCCGCCTCGGCCGGCTGCCCGCTGCCCACAGCGGCGGGCGCTGGTGGGTGGATCCGGCCGATCTGGACCGGTTCGTCGCCCAGCGTTCCGCCGCACCGCCCGCACGGCGCGGCGACTGGCATCCGGAGGCCTACCGCACCCGGCTCGGCGAACGCATGGTCGAGGGCGACGAGGCGGGTGCCTGGGCGGTGGTGGAGTCCTCGCTGGTGTCCGGCGTCGCGCCGAAGGAGGTGATCCTCGGCGTACTCGCCCCGGCGATGCGGGCCATCGGCGACGGCTGGCAGGAGGGCCGGTACACCGTGGCCGAGGAACACCGCGCCAGTACCGTCGCCCTGCGCCTGGTCGGCCGGCTCGGGCCGCTGTTCGCCCGCCGGGGACGCCCGCGCGGCATCGTCGTCCTGGCCGCGGTGGCGGGCGACCCCCACAGCCTGCCCACCGCGATGGTCGCCGACGTGCTGCGCGGCGAGGGGTACGCCCTGGTCGACCTCGGCGCCGACGCACCCGTCCGGTCGGTGGTCGAGGCGGTCGGCAAGACGCCGCGACTGCTCGCG contains:
- a CDS encoding SDR family oxidoreductase, with protein sequence MAAAMNDAGTNDAPVLVTGVTGYVGGRLVPELLERGYRVRVLTRSVDRIRERTWFADVEAVEGDAGDPDVLSRALDHVSVAYYLIHAMGTSAKFEERDRGTATEFARAAERARLGRIVYLGGITPLDENGRPATGLSPHLRSREEVGRIFLDSSVPAAVLQAAVIIGSGSVSFEMLRYLTERLPAMVAPSWVRTRIQPIAIRDVLWYLAEAPRLAPAVNRTFDVGGTDVLTYEQMMKRFAAVAGLPRRVIVPVPVLTPRLSSHWVGLVTPVPSGIAKPLVESLRYEVVCRENDIADHLGGPPGRLGFDDAVSLALKRIREADVTTRWSSASVPGAPSDPLPTDPDWAGGSLYVDERRRRVHASRETLWSVIEGIGGERGWYSVSTPWRVRGLMDRAVGGVGLRRGRRDPNRLQVGDALDWWRVEAREPGRLLRLRAEMRLPGLAWLEFHLEDDGDGDGEVTLVQRALFHPRGLAGQAYWWSIMPFHGVVFGTMIANIAQAAERGRPRPLRAGEQWRREVAARRDEGDHR
- the crtI gene encoding phytoene desaturase family protein, giving the protein MSPTGSSTGTGTGLSGTRPRRRVVIVGAGLGGLSAACHLAGAGHQVTVVEQAARPGGRAGRIESGGFTFDTGPTVLTMPDLLEATFAAAGTSMADLLTLHPLDPSYRANFADGSTIALRHGRDAMAAEIREKCGPAEEAGFVHMCDWLESLYQLEMPAFIDRNYDHFWDLARPLAPALGLFRLGALRRLESAIRRYFTDERLVRLFSFQAMYAGLAPQQALAVFAVITYMDSVRGVYFPEGGIGAVPAAMATAAQKAGATFVHGARVVRVLHEGTVSGSASAGRAAQVRGVLLADGTEIPADAVVVNADLPTAYRTLLPELATPVAARKGRYSPSAFLWHVGVRGLPPPEATHHNIHFGKEWSSSFRTLLREGKRMPDPSVLVTVPTLTDPGLAPDGSSVLYVLEPVPNLSGKVDWTVERGATRDRLAGLVSDWGYPSDVVVEETVDPTDWAYQGMARGTPFALAHTFFQSGPFRPSNVDRRMRGLVFVGSGTVPGVGVPMVLVSGRLAAERVEEL
- a CDS encoding phytoene/squalene synthase family protein, which codes for MSGGSAENNRPGKNGLTPELERSYDLCRTIARAHGKTYSMAARLLDAEQRRHVHAVYAFCRVADDIVDEAGERDLARTRAALTEFGARFDADLATGHSDHPVLAAVVHTARTLHIDPDCFTRFMRSMSMDLDTTKYGTWADLMDYMDGSAAVIGEMMVPVLRPRDLAALRPARDLGVAFQLTNFLRDVGEDLDRGRVYLPQEDLWRFGADPQARTVTPEWRALMRFEIARNREIYAAADTGIPMLAGRSARCVHTARVLYSQILERIEAADYDVFTARARVPGRRKLAVAVRSMLGRPPGHAAGRPADPTAAT
- a CDS encoding lycopene cyclase domain-containing protein; its protein translation is MPEYTLAAVVSVVLVVALELAWLRTGMFRRPAFWITAVIVFGFQIPVDGWLTKLSAPIVLYAESHASGIRMPWDIPVEDFAFGFSLMTLTLLLWDRLGARQRAREDARASTAPRPPASSARAPGRER
- a CDS encoding lycopene cyclase domain-containing protein, which codes for MPRSPQIDRFQYLLLMAACLVLTLPLEFVFRARVYRRPSRLVRTLVPVLVVFLAWDAVAVARGHWHFSDRYTTGWLLPLRIPVEEFAFFLAIPICALLTYESVSTMLGYLADRRRARRPGTAEEPQGAEHA
- a CDS encoding B12-binding domain-containing protein, with translation MTGTQGSGGRDRDDDPADQVDSPRSGHPLDLAEVARRLDVHYMTAYRYIRLGRLPAAHSGGRWWVDPADLDRFVAQRSAAPPARRGDWHPEAYRTRLGERMVEGDEAGAWAVVESSLVSGVAPKEVILGVLAPAMRAIGDGWQEGRYTVAEEHRASTVALRLVGRLGPLFARRGRPRGIVVLAAVAGDPHSLPTAMVADVLRGEGYALVDLGADAPVRSVVEAVGKTPRLLALGLSAGADQHLEAVRRTVGAVRAERPELPIYVGGPAVVSARQATDLGANGWAADAAGFADLLEGLTP